Proteins encoded by one window of Acidimicrobiales bacterium:
- a CDS encoding ferredoxin reductase family protein, with product MARHRPPPAPGTSPEDRRAPVPVPVTGITPRTQSAQVATRVRRGRKAAADRVLFVLGTGLGLSVALAVSDVHRATLALPGGYLNAVGRVTGLVGAYLLLVMVVLVSRLAPLERALGQDRLLRWHRRLAPWPMSLIVAHVVTTTLGYAQAASTGVWRQLWLLIDGLPNMLAAVAGFALLVLAMVTSWRVARRHLKYETWWALHLYFYLGLALSFAHEVTVGADFTGHPAARWWWTGAWAATLGAVAFYRLLVPVWRTLQHRLRVVDVYDEGPGVISVVVQGRHVERLQVDGGQFLQWRFLRRGLWWQAHPYSLSAMPQPPHLRITVKALGDHSADLPRIRPGTLVAIEGPYGTFTKHARSSDRVALVGAGVGVTPLRALVEDLPTGVDVVALLRASNHHDVVLAREMKALLESRRGHFWALVGSRSDVKFDAPTLERMVPDLEHRDVFVCGPHGFTRQVVKASRALGVDRDRIHVEDFVT from the coding sequence GTGGCGCGGCATCGCCCACCGCCCGCCCCCGGCACGTCGCCCGAGGACCGACGGGCGCCGGTGCCCGTCCCGGTGACAGGCATCACGCCCCGGACGCAGTCCGCCCAGGTGGCCACCCGGGTGCGCCGGGGGCGCAAGGCCGCCGCCGACCGGGTCCTGTTCGTCCTGGGCACCGGGCTCGGGCTGAGCGTCGCCCTGGCCGTCTCCGACGTGCACCGGGCGACCCTGGCCCTCCCCGGCGGGTACCTCAACGCCGTGGGCCGGGTGACCGGCCTGGTCGGCGCCTACCTGCTGCTCGTCATGGTGGTCCTGGTGTCGCGCCTCGCCCCCCTGGAACGGGCGCTCGGCCAGGACCGCCTGCTGCGCTGGCACCGACGGCTGGCACCCTGGCCCATGTCGCTCATCGTCGCCCACGTGGTCACCACCACGCTCGGCTACGCCCAGGCCGCCTCGACCGGGGTCTGGCGCCAGCTCTGGCTCCTGATCGACGGGCTCCCCAACATGCTGGCCGCGGTGGCCGGGTTCGCCCTGCTCGTCCTGGCCATGGTCACGTCGTGGCGCGTGGCCCGCCGGCACCTGAAGTACGAGACATGGTGGGCGCTGCACCTCTACTTCTACCTGGGGCTGGCGCTGTCCTTCGCCCACGAGGTCACCGTCGGGGCCGACTTCACCGGCCATCCGGCGGCGCGCTGGTGGTGGACCGGGGCGTGGGCCGCCACCCTCGGGGCCGTCGCCTTCTACCGCCTCCTCGTCCCCGTGTGGCGCACCCTGCAGCACCGGCTCCGGGTCGTCGACGTCTACGACGAGGGACCCGGCGTCATCTCCGTCGTCGTGCAGGGCAGGCACGTCGAGCGCCTCCAGGTGGACGGCGGGCAGTTCCTGCAGTGGCGTTTCCTGCGCCGGGGGCTGTGGTGGCAGGCGCACCCCTACTCGCTGTCGGCCATGCCCCAGCCGCCGCACCTGCGCATCACCGTGAAGGCCCTCGGCGACCACTCCGCCGACCTGCCGCGCATCCGGCCCGGGACCCTGGTGGCCATCGAAGGCCCCTACGGTACGTTCACGAAGCACGCCCGCTCGTCGGACCGCGTGGCGCTGGTCGGGGCGGGCGTGGGCGTCACCCCGCTGCGGGCGCTCGTCGAGGACCTCCCCACCGGCGTCGACGTGGTGGCCCTGCTGCGCGCCTCCAACCACCACGACGTCGTGCTCGCCCGGGAGATGAAGGCGCTGCTGGAGTCGCGTCGCGGCCACTTCTGGGCCCTCGTCGGCTCGCGCTCCGACGTGAAGTTCGACGCCCCCACGCTCGAGCGCATGGTGCCCGACCTCGAGCACCGCGACGTCTTCGTGTGCGGCCCGCACGGCTTCACCCGCCAGGTCGTGAAGGCCTCGCGGGCCCTCGGGGTCGACCGGGACCGCATCCACGTCGAGGACTTCGTCACGTGA
- a CDS encoding wax ester/triacylglycerol synthase family O-acyltransferase — protein MQQMTGMDAAFLYFETPTMHMHVVGVLVLDGSGLPHGIDVEGIRTALAQRIHLIAPLRRRVVVPPGGTGHPVWIEDPDFELSDHVSRAPLGTPVTWTDLERFVGDVAGRPLDRRRPLWEMWVVEGLDDRTVALVTKLHHSMMDGGAGGDLMASLFDLTPAVGEVPPEPTPWRPDKIPSPPLLAARSVMSLPRSLWEAPRAMAQTAGGLVDTARTWMEQRAAGTSAPLTAPRTSLNGAITPNRSVSLTRVDLDEVREIRRAFGTTINDVVLAATATALRAYFTARQAPVARPLIAAVPVNVRAEGPDNGGTELGNRVSTMMVPLPLEPDDPVERLQAVHARAVASKALHSAFGPQSLENLVGFLPPTVAKTAARLYCGLKLARLHPPVFNLIVSNVPGPPIDLYCAGARVAGIFPMGPVMEGTALNLTVLSEANHLNVGIMACPELVPCVGEVGRGFVEAIRELAVRARSVSFRDHSASAATGAGRDGDLGP, from the coding sequence ATGCAACAGATGACAGGCATGGATGCTGCGTTTCTCTACTTCGAGACACCGACGATGCACATGCACGTCGTCGGCGTGCTGGTGCTCGACGGATCGGGCCTTCCCCACGGGATCGACGTCGAGGGCATCCGGACCGCGCTGGCACAGCGGATCCACCTCATCGCGCCGCTCCGCCGCCGCGTCGTCGTTCCGCCCGGGGGCACCGGCCACCCGGTGTGGATAGAGGACCCGGACTTCGAGCTGTCGGATCACGTCAGCCGTGCGCCGCTCGGCACGCCGGTCACCTGGACCGACCTCGAGCGGTTCGTCGGCGACGTGGCCGGCCGGCCCCTCGACCGCCGCCGGCCCCTCTGGGAGATGTGGGTGGTCGAAGGCCTCGACGACCGCACGGTCGCACTCGTCACGAAGCTGCATCACTCCATGATGGATGGAGGGGCCGGAGGCGACCTCATGGCGTCATTGTTCGATCTGACGCCTGCCGTCGGCGAGGTCCCACCGGAACCGACACCGTGGCGGCCGGACAAGATCCCCTCTCCGCCGCTGTTGGCGGCCCGCTCCGTGATGTCGCTCCCCCGGTCTCTCTGGGAAGCGCCGCGCGCCATGGCCCAGACGGCGGGGGGCCTGGTCGACACGGCGCGTACATGGATGGAGCAACGCGCCGCCGGAACATCGGCACCGCTGACGGCGCCACGCACCAGTCTGAACGGCGCGATCACCCCGAATCGGTCGGTCAGTCTCACGCGCGTCGACCTCGACGAGGTACGGGAGATCCGCCGGGCGTTCGGCACCACGATCAACGACGTGGTGCTGGCCGCCACCGCAACCGCCCTGCGCGCGTACTTCACCGCCCGTCAGGCCCCGGTCGCTCGACCGCTGATCGCGGCGGTCCCCGTGAACGTCCGAGCAGAAGGCCCTGACAACGGGGGTACGGAGCTCGGGAACCGGGTTTCCACCATGATGGTTCCCCTACCCCTCGAACCTGATGACCCTGTCGAACGACTCCAGGCCGTCCATGCCCGGGCTGTGGCCTCCAAAGCGCTGCACTCGGCGTTCGGGCCACAGTCGCTGGAGAACCTGGTGGGATTCCTGCCTCCGACGGTGGCCAAGACGGCCGCCCGCCTGTACTGCGGATTGAAGCTCGCTCGGTTGCACCCGCCGGTATTCAACCTGATCGTGTCGAACGTGCCGGGGCCGCCGATCGACCTGTATTGCGCCGGGGCACGGGTCGCCGGCATCTTTCCCATGGGGCCGGTGATGGAGGGCACGGCCCTCAACCTCACCGTGCTCTCCGAGGCCAACCATCTGAATGTCGGCATCATGGCGTGTCCCGAATTGGTGCCGTGCGTCGGAGAGGTCGGCAGGGGGTTCGTCGAGGCGATTCGGGAACTGGCCGTCCGGGCGCGGTCGGTCTCCTTCCGAGATCACAGCGCCTCGGCCGCCACCGGCGCCGGGCGCGATGGGGACCTTGGCCCCTGA
- a CDS encoding IPT/TIG domain-containing protein, with product MPTVTGVAPTSGPTSGDDDVTITGTGFTGATTVTFGTVAATRFTVVSDTKMTAVSPAQAAGTRDILVSTTAGTSTPTAVDQFTYRAPLPTVTGVAPASGPASGGTTVTITGAGFTGTTRVVFGTVAATSFTVVSDTRVTAVSPAQAAGIRNIVLSTAVGTSALTAADHFTCRAPLPTVTGVAPASGPASGGTTVTITGTGFTGATRVVFGTVAATSFTVVSDTRITAVSPAQAASTRNIVVSTAVGSSALTAVDHFAYGP from the coding sequence GTGCCGACGGTCACGGGCGTGGCACCGACTTCGGGTCCGACGTCGGGGGACGACGACGTCACCATCACCGGCACCGGCTTCACCGGGGCCACCACGGTGACCTTCGGCACCGTGGCCGCCACCCGCTTCACCGTGGTGTCCGACACCAAGATGACCGCCGTCTCACCGGCACAGGCCGCCGGCACCCGGGACATCCTCGTGTCCACGACCGCGGGGACCAGCACGCCGACGGCGGTCGATCAGTTCACCTACAGGGCGCCGCTCCCGACGGTCACGGGCGTGGCGCCGGCCTCGGGCCCGGCGTCGGGGGGCACCACCGTCACCATCACCGGCGCCGGCTTCACCGGGACCACCAGGGTGGTCTTCGGCACCGTGGCCGCCACCAGCTTCACCGTGGTGTCCGACACCAGGGTCACCGCCGTCTCACCGGCACAGGCCGCCGGCATACGCAACATCGTCCTCTCCACGGCGGTGGGGACCAGCGCGCTCACGGCCGCCGACCATTTCACCTGCAGGGCGCCGCTCCCGACGGTCACCGGCGTGGCACCGGCCTCGGGCCCGGCGTCGGGGGGCACCACCGTCACCATCACCGGCACCGGCTTCACCGGGGCCACCAGGGTGGTCTTCGGCACCGTGGCCGCCACCAGCTTCACCGTGGTGTCCGACACCAGGATCACCGCCGTCTCACCGGCACAGGCCGCCAGCACACGCAACATCGTCGTCTCCACGGCGGTGGGGTCCAGCGCGCTCACGGCTGTCGATCATTTCGCCTACGGGCCGTAA
- a CDS encoding alpha/beta hydrolase — translation MSVPEVELDDVTLVYEVVGDGKPLLLVAGCGQPAAAFHVGVAPALARAGYQVIVFDNRGVAPSSMPPAPYSVSQMADDALGLLDHLGISDPARIAGHSLGGWIAETLIIEHPERVRAAALMGSANRPTSWEKAVTRLERDLAASAVALPRLYYALETIRYLPYHDLQNDDVIDRWLAVVGDIEEWPNPGRLGQYEAALAWSTDPVRTTAWPAITVPCLVMAFEYDIDSPPARAREAAAAIPGAEYAEIAGASHLGFLTHVGPVAEVLVDYFGRH, via the coding sequence GTGAGCGTGCCCGAGGTCGAGCTCGACGACGTCACGCTCGTGTACGAGGTCGTCGGCGACGGCAAGCCGCTCCTGCTCGTCGCCGGGTGCGGTCAGCCTGCGGCGGCATTCCACGTCGGCGTGGCTCCCGCACTCGCCCGGGCCGGCTACCAGGTCATCGTCTTCGACAATCGCGGTGTCGCGCCGAGCTCGATGCCACCGGCCCCGTATTCGGTCTCCCAGATGGCCGACGACGCCCTCGGCCTCCTCGACCACCTCGGCATCTCCGACCCGGCGCGGATCGCTGGACACTCGCTCGGCGGGTGGATCGCTGAGACCCTGATCATCGAGCACCCCGAGCGGGTCCGCGCCGCCGCCCTCATGGGGAGCGCCAATCGCCCCACCTCCTGGGAGAAAGCCGTCACGAGGCTCGAGCGCGACCTCGCGGCGTCAGCAGTGGCGCTCCCGCGGCTCTACTACGCGCTCGAGACCATCCGATACCTGCCGTACCACGATCTCCAGAACGACGACGTGATCGACCGATGGCTGGCGGTCGTCGGTGACATCGAGGAATGGCCGAACCCGGGACGGCTCGGTCAGTACGAAGCAGCCCTCGCCTGGTCGACCGACCCGGTCCGGACGACGGCGTGGCCTGCGATCACCGTTCCCTGTCTCGTGATGGCGTTCGAGTACGACATCGACTCACCGCCGGCCAGGGCCCGCGAGGCGGCCGCGGCGATCCCGGGCGCCGAATACGCGGAGATCGCCGGCGCCAGCCACCTCGGCTTCCTCACCCATGTCGGCCCCGTCGCCGAGGTCCTCGTCGACTACTTCGGCCGCCACTGA
- a CDS encoding FMN-binding protein, producing MRAPFVIGATLAGVVGIVAFHPHPSSGAATFNSPGTHSVGGSSTNGGVSTTGAPPAAGSAPPAPSSTTTAPTTTIAAAAPGAPTTAAASPAAAPRTATAPTVGVTPPPTVTVAPTVPPPTTTAPPTTAPSGTASGTVTQYRFGSLQVTATVSGGHLTNVTTQVQSSDSRSQQIDNSALPALRSQALSAQSANVQGVSGATYTSQAFRTSLQSALTALGFT from the coding sequence GTGCGCGCGCCATTCGTCATCGGAGCGACCCTGGCCGGCGTGGTGGGGATCGTCGCCTTCCACCCGCACCCGTCGTCGGGGGCGGCCACGTTCAACTCGCCCGGGACGCATTCGGTGGGCGGGTCGTCGACCAACGGCGGCGTGTCGACGACGGGCGCGCCGCCGGCCGCCGGGTCCGCCCCACCGGCGCCGTCGTCGACGACGACGGCGCCTACGACGACGATCGCCGCGGCTGCACCGGGCGCACCCACCACGGCGGCAGCGTCCCCGGCCGCCGCGCCCCGCACGGCGACGGCGCCCACCGTCGGCGTGACGCCGCCCCCGACGGTCACGGTGGCGCCCACCGTCCCGCCCCCCACCACGACGGCGCCGCCCACGACCGCACCGAGCGGCACCGCCAGCGGGACCGTGACGCAATACCGCTTCGGCTCCCTGCAGGTCACCGCCACCGTGTCGGGCGGCCACCTCACGAACGTCACCACCCAGGTGCAGAGCTCGGACTCGCGCTCGCAGCAGATCGACAACTCGGCGCTGCCGGCCCTGCGCAGCCAGGCGCTCTCCGCCCAGAGCGCCAACGTGCAGGGGGTGTCGGGGGCCACCTACACCAGCCAGGCGTTCCGGACGTCCCTGCAGAGCGCGCTCACCGCCCTCGGCTTCACGTGA
- a CDS encoding maleylpyruvate isomerase family mycothiol-dependent enzyme produces MENDRRPGEDAAQADHIHFRVDPRTTLAVLTGHRRRFGSTVATLTVDELAAPSRCRGWTVADVLRHLVWVDATMGRLWAGDESPVEGFDPRTTPDESVRADRAVPDEEFQRRYLSSTEAMIVELESADAPGFGRPSLSPAGRVPWWMSVMHLGWDSTVHERDVLAPLGRTVDAVPGEAQLCLGYSLVLASLFDRKGPLNVRIGTTRLRRDGGPVTVEATDAGPDLEGADDGTVVLTGDPVATVDALCGRGSLTDALSGDAAVIGRLDGLARYFAASGQSPGQVVRARRRR; encoded by the coding sequence ATGGAGAACGACAGGCGACCGGGGGAGGACGCCGCGCAGGCCGACCACATCCATTTCCGCGTGGACCCACGCACCACACTGGCCGTGCTGACCGGTCACCGGCGGCGCTTCGGGTCCACGGTGGCCACGCTCACCGTCGACGAGCTGGCGGCACCGTCGCGCTGCCGGGGATGGACCGTGGCCGACGTCCTGCGCCACCTCGTCTGGGTCGATGCCACCATGGGGCGGCTGTGGGCCGGCGACGAATCCCCGGTGGAGGGCTTCGATCCCCGCACCACCCCCGACGAGTCGGTACGCGCCGACCGGGCTGTGCCCGACGAGGAGTTCCAGCGGCGCTACCTGTCGTCGACCGAGGCCATGATCGTCGAGCTGGAGTCGGCCGACGCGCCGGGTTTCGGCCGTCCCAGCCTGTCGCCTGCCGGCCGCGTGCCGTGGTGGATGAGCGTCATGCACCTCGGGTGGGATTCGACCGTTCACGAACGCGACGTGCTGGCGCCCTTGGGTCGCACCGTCGACGCGGTGCCCGGTGAAGCGCAGCTGTGCCTCGGCTACTCGCTCGTGCTGGCCTCGCTGTTCGACAGGAAGGGCCCGTTGAACGTGCGGATCGGGACGACTCGACTCCGGCGCGACGGCGGGCCCGTGACCGTGGAGGCGACGGACGCAGGCCCCGACCTGGAGGGTGCCGACGACGGCACCGTCGTGTTGACCGGTGATCCCGTGGCCACCGTCGATGCCCTGTGCGGGCGTGGTTCGCTGACCGACGCGCTCAGCGGAGATGCGGCTGTCATCGGTCGACTGGACGGGCTGGCCCGGTACTTCGCCGCCAGCGGCCAGTCCCCCGGACAAGTCGTGCGGGCACGCCGTCGGCGCTGA
- a CDS encoding FAD:protein FMN transferase has product MRAPAVTTEVPESAVAVLRHDEHVMGTVASFDVRPGGLPVSEARLAMRRACVVLQRADAVFSLWKPHSPMSRLCRGEITPAEAPAEVGDVLARCAEARRLTKGWFDPWAMPGGLDPTGLVKGWAASRALDVLVAAGVAGAMVNAGGDIGTVGEPAPGEPWRIGITDPDDRRRLVCVVTSPGAVATSGTYERGAHIVDPFTRRSRARWRSATVVGAQLDLADALATGLCAAGAQGTAFVEDAGCGAVVVDDRGAVHAVGRVDVESLPLADVE; this is encoded by the coding sequence GTGAGGGCACCCGCCGTCACCACCGAGGTCCCCGAGTCGGCGGTTGCGGTCCTCCGGCACGACGAGCACGTCATGGGCACGGTGGCGTCGTTCGACGTCCGCCCCGGCGGGCTCCCGGTGTCGGAGGCCCGGTTGGCGATGCGCCGGGCGTGCGTCGTCCTCCAGCGCGCCGACGCCGTGTTCAGCCTGTGGAAGCCCCACAGCCCGATGAGCCGGCTGTGCCGGGGTGAGATCACCCCGGCCGAGGCTCCGGCCGAGGTGGGCGACGTGCTGGCGCGGTGCGCCGAGGCGCGCCGGCTTACCAAGGGATGGTTCGACCCGTGGGCGATGCCGGGTGGGCTGGACCCGACCGGGCTCGTCAAAGGGTGGGCCGCATCGCGGGCGCTCGACGTGCTGGTCGCCGCGGGAGTGGCCGGTGCCATGGTCAACGCCGGCGGCGACATCGGCACCGTGGGGGAGCCGGCGCCCGGCGAGCCGTGGCGGATCGGCATCACGGATCCGGACGACCGCCGCCGGCTGGTGTGCGTGGTGACGTCACCGGGGGCGGTGGCGACCTCGGGCACCTACGAACGCGGGGCGCACATCGTCGACCCGTTCACCAGGCGGTCCCGGGCGCGCTGGCGGTCGGCCACGGTGGTGGGCGCGCAGCTCGATCTGGCCGATGCGCTGGCCACCGGGCTGTGCGCGGCGGGAGCGCAGGGGACGGCGTTCGTCGAGGACGCCGGCTGTGGCGCCGTCGTCGTCGACGATCGCGGGGCGGTGCACGCCGTCGGGCGCGTCGACGTCGAGTCACTGCCTCTCGCGGACGTCGAGTGA
- a CDS encoding NAD-dependent formate dehydrogenase, whose protein sequence is MAKIVCVLYEDPVDGYPDSYPRDGLPVLHGYPDGQTLPSPQAVDFTPGALLGSVSGELGLRPFLEAAGHTLVVTADKDSADSVFDRELPDADVVISQPFWPAYLTAQRIARAPKLRLAITAGIGSDHVDLQAAIDAGITVAEVTYCNSISVAEHVVMTILSLVRNYIPSYQWVTRGGWNIADCVSRSYDLEGMTVGTVAAGRIGTAVLRRLKPFGVNLCYTDRHRLPEEVEAELGLTFHPSARDLVPHCDVVTINAPLHPETEGLFDDELIASMKRGAYLVNTARAKICDRDAVVRALESGQLAGYAGDVWFPQPAPEDHPWRTMPHHGMTPHISGSSLSAQARYAAGTREILECWFADRPIRDEYLIVDGGRLAGTGAHSYSPGNATGGADDAQRFRA, encoded by the coding sequence ATGGCCAAGATCGTGTGCGTGCTCTACGAGGACCCCGTCGACGGCTATCCCGACAGCTACCCGCGTGACGGGCTGCCTGTGCTCCACGGCTACCCCGACGGCCAGACCCTGCCGAGCCCGCAGGCCGTCGACTTCACCCCGGGCGCCCTGCTGGGCAGCGTGTCGGGCGAGCTCGGGCTGCGACCCTTCCTGGAGGCCGCCGGGCACACCCTGGTGGTCACCGCGGACAAGGACAGTGCCGACTCGGTGTTCGACCGCGAGCTGCCCGACGCCGACGTGGTCATATCCCAGCCCTTCTGGCCCGCCTACCTGACCGCGCAGCGCATCGCCCGCGCCCCGAAGCTGAGGCTCGCCATCACCGCCGGGATCGGATCCGACCACGTCGACCTGCAGGCGGCCATCGACGCCGGCATCACCGTGGCCGAGGTGACCTACTGCAACAGCATCAGCGTGGCCGAGCACGTCGTCATGACGATCCTTTCGCTGGTCCGCAATTACATCCCGTCGTACCAGTGGGTGACCCGCGGCGGGTGGAACATCGCCGACTGCGTGAGCCGCTCCTACGACCTGGAGGGGATGACGGTGGGGACGGTCGCCGCCGGGCGCATCGGCACAGCCGTGCTGCGCCGCCTGAAGCCCTTCGGCGTCAACCTCTGCTACACCGACCGCCACCGGCTGCCCGAGGAGGTCGAGGCCGAGCTCGGCCTCACCTTCCACCCCTCGGCCCGCGACCTCGTCCCGCACTGCGATGTCGTCACCATCAACGCGCCTCTGCATCCGGAGACCGAGGGGCTCTTCGACGACGAGCTGATCGCATCGATGAAGCGTGGGGCGTACCTCGTCAACACGGCTCGGGCCAAGATCTGTGACCGCGACGCCGTGGTGCGGGCCCTCGAGAGCGGGCAGCTCGCCGGCTACGCCGGCGACGTGTGGTTCCCCCAGCCCGCCCCCGAGGACCACCCGTGGCGGACCATGCCCCATCACGGCATGACGCCGCACATCTCCGGATCGTCACTCTCCGCCCAGGCCCGCTACGCGGCGGGCACCCGCGAGATCCTGGAGTGCTGGTTCGCCGACCGGCCGATCCGCGACGAGTACCTCATCGTCGACGGCGGCCGGCTGGCGGGCACGGGCGCCCACTCCTACAGCCCCGGCAACGCCACCGGTGGGGCGGACGATGCCCAGCGCTTCCGGGCCTGA
- a CDS encoding Dyp-type peroxidase has translation MTYAQPGIFAQGTRSHHYLELDLRPGVLLPEIRAALGALREPQVTAGGLNLVIGFGATALGRLAPDAVPVQLAPFQPVEGVGGAVPSAQRDVWIWLHGTGPDVVLDGARLAAATLAPVAQLVRQQPAFVYRDSRDMTGFIDGTENPTVEEAPGVALVPDGDVGAGGSYVIAMRWVHDLGAFSALPVPEQEAVFGRTKDLSIDLGESKPPTAHIRRVVIEEDGEELEIYRRSTPLGDVASQGLYFTAFSAEPSRFTKMLAAMFGATGDGLHDRLTEFSRPDGAGLYFAPSLQVLAGICRATA, from the coding sequence GTGACGTATGCGCAGCCAGGCATCTTCGCCCAGGGCACCCGCTCGCACCACTACCTGGAGCTCGATCTCCGGCCAGGTGTCCTACTCCCCGAGATCCGGGCGGCACTCGGCGCCTTGCGGGAGCCGCAGGTCACCGCGGGCGGACTGAACCTGGTGATCGGCTTCGGGGCCACGGCGCTCGGCCGCCTCGCCCCCGACGCCGTGCCCGTACAGCTGGCGCCGTTCCAGCCCGTCGAGGGCGTGGGCGGGGCCGTGCCGAGCGCGCAGCGCGACGTGTGGATCTGGCTCCACGGCACCGGGCCTGACGTCGTCCTCGACGGCGCCCGCCTGGCGGCGGCCACCCTGGCACCGGTGGCCCAGTTGGTGCGGCAGCAACCTGCGTTCGTCTACCGCGACAGCCGCGACATGACCGGCTTCATCGACGGCACCGAGAACCCGACCGTGGAGGAGGCACCCGGGGTGGCCCTGGTACCCGACGGCGATGTGGGCGCCGGTGGGAGCTACGTGATCGCCATGCGTTGGGTGCATGACCTGGGCGCCTTCTCGGCGCTGCCCGTGCCCGAGCAGGAGGCCGTCTTCGGGCGGACCAAGGACCTGAGCATCGACCTCGGCGAGTCGAAGCCTCCGACCGCCCACATCCGTCGGGTGGTGATCGAGGAGGATGGCGAAGAGCTCGAGATCTACCGCCGGAGCACTCCCCTCGGCGATGTGGCGTCCCAGGGGCTCTACTTCACGGCCTTCAGTGCAGAGCCCAGCCGGTTCACGAAGATGCTGGCCGCCATGTTCGGCGCTACCGGCGACGGCCTTCACGATCGGCTCACCGAGTTCAGTCGGCCCGACGGGGCGGGGCTGTACTTCGCCCCGTCGCTGCAGGTACTGGCAGGCATCTGCCGGGCAACAGCCTGA
- a CDS encoding TIGR04053 family radical SAM/SPASM domain-containing protein gives MTTGSLGVATRDVVLGAVATRDVVPGEESVTGRRRVMDLDRVPRLVFWETTKACPLACVHCRATAQCHPAPDELSTEEAMAVIDELAAAPRPTPVLILTGGDCLQRRDLGELTAYAKSVAVPVAISPSVSPSLNAGVLSMLRANGVRSASLSLDGAVAGTHERVRQVPGHFAATISAIGLLQQCGFAVQVNSAVMAQNVGELADMAALLIGLDVKTWEVFFLIGVGRGHQVAEIEGDEYEDVCHFLVDAAQYGMTVRTVEAPFFRRVRDLRSKRADPGLDPALAFGLGPLYRELRGRLRAHMGEPRSPVLAPTVATRDGKGIVFVGHDGGVYPAGFLPLALGSVRDRKVLDIYRDDPTLQAIRSARFPGRCGRCEYADECGGSRARAYAATGDPLADDPACRYRRPEGHDRSS, from the coding sequence ATGACCACAGGCAGTCTGGGTGTCGCGACCAGGGACGTCGTTCTTGGGGCCGTCGCGACCAGGGACGTCGTTCCCGGGGAGGAGAGCGTCACGGGCCGCCGCCGGGTCATGGACCTTGACCGGGTGCCGCGCCTGGTCTTCTGGGAGACCACCAAGGCCTGCCCCCTGGCGTGCGTGCACTGCCGCGCCACCGCCCAGTGCCACCCCGCGCCCGACGAGCTCAGCACCGAAGAGGCCATGGCCGTCATCGACGAGCTCGCCGCGGCCCCGCGGCCCACCCCCGTGCTGATCCTGACCGGTGGTGACTGCCTGCAGCGCCGGGACCTCGGAGAGCTGACCGCGTACGCCAAGAGCGTGGCCGTGCCGGTCGCGATCTCGCCATCGGTCTCTCCCAGCCTGAACGCGGGGGTGCTCTCGATGTTGCGCGCCAACGGCGTGCGCAGTGCCTCGCTCAGCCTGGACGGGGCCGTCGCCGGGACCCACGAACGGGTCCGACAGGTGCCGGGCCACTTCGCTGCGACCATCAGCGCCATCGGCCTGCTCCAGCAGTGCGGCTTCGCCGTCCAGGTCAATTCGGCGGTCATGGCCCAGAACGTCGGGGAGCTCGCCGACATGGCGGCGCTGCTGATCGGCCTCGACGTGAAGACCTGGGAGGTCTTCTTCCTCATCGGTGTCGGACGGGGGCACCAGGTCGCCGAGATCGAGGGCGACGAGTACGAGGACGTCTGTCACTTCCTCGTCGACGCCGCCCAGTACGGGATGACGGTGCGGACGGTGGAGGCGCCCTTCTTCCGCCGGGTCCGCGACCTGCGCTCGAAGCGAGCCGACCCGGGTCTCGACCCCGCACTCGCGTTCGGGCTCGGGCCGCTCTACCGGGAGCTGCGGGGGCGCCTGCGGGCGCACATGGGCGAGCCGAGGTCCCCGGTGCTCGCCCCGACGGTGGCGACACGTGACGGCAAGGGCATCGTGTTCGTGGGCCACGACGGTGGGGTGTACCCGGCCGGCTTCCTGCCCCTGGCGCTCGGGTCCGTGCGCGACAGGAAGGTCCTGGACATCTACCGCGACGATCCGACACTGCAGGCGATCAGGAGCGCCCGGTTCCCCGGACGGTGTGGGCGCTGCGAGTACGCCGACGAGTGCGGAGGGTCGAGAGCGCGTGCGTACGCCGCCACCGGCGACCCGCTCGCCGACGACCCGGCCTGCCGGTACCGGCGCCCGGAAGGTCATGACCGGTCCTCCTGA